One region of Pyramidobacter sp. YE332 genomic DNA includes:
- a CDS encoding 2-oxoacid:acceptor oxidoreductase family protein translates to MSKRFEICLAGSGGQGVITAAIMAGEAASIFCDGLYAVQTQSYGPAARGGSAKAEVVISDEPIDYPKPINPDLMICLTGGAADKYAGDVKHGGRLILDSFAVEEVPVVDANIYQLPIIQTARDKIGREIVTNMVALGMVARVLELEGMMKPEAVRKAMLDRVPRGTEELNSKAFDEGYSMFKDAPAHMQ, encoded by the coding sequence ATGTCCAAACGTTTCGAAATCTGTCTGGCCGGTTCCGGCGGCCAGGGCGTCATCACCGCGGCCATCATGGCCGGCGAAGCCGCTTCTATTTTCTGCGACGGCCTTTACGCCGTGCAGACGCAGAGCTACGGCCCCGCGGCCCGCGGCGGCTCGGCGAAGGCCGAAGTCGTGATCTCCGACGAACCCATCGATTACCCCAAGCCCATCAATCCCGATCTGATGATCTGTTTGACCGGCGGCGCCGCCGACAAGTACGCCGGCGACGTGAAGCACGGCGGCCGTTTGATTCTCGACAGCTTTGCCGTCGAGGAAGTGCCGGTGGTGGACGCGAACATCTATCAGCTTCCCATCATCCAGACGGCCCGCGACAAGATCGGCCGCGAGATCGTCACCAACATGGTCGCTCTCGGCATGGTCGCCCGCGTGCTTGAGCTCGAGGGCATGATGAAGCCCGAAGCCGTCCGCAAGGCTATGCTCGACCGCGTCCCCAGAGGCACGGAGGAATTGAATTCCAAGGCCTTCGACGAAGGTTACAGCATGTTCAAGGACGCTCCCGCCCATATGCAGTAA
- a CDS encoding 2-oxoacid:acceptor oxidoreductase subunit alpha, giving the protein MAEIKFWQGNEAVAFGALAAGCKFYAGYPITPSTEVMETMAVELPKIGGVFQQMEDELGACGCAIGASIAGVKSMTASSGPGFTLKQENLGLAYEAEIPLVVVDVMRGGPSTGLPTQGAQQDVMQARWGTHGDHGTIALAPASVEECYTLTVEAFNLAERFRQPVLIMSDAEIGHMREKFVVPDPENLKVVDRKKPSVDPEHFVPYQADPEDDVPPMAGFGDGYRWHVTGLTHNDWGFPTTDPSDIDKKMRRLMRKIDRFRDDIVKFDTVEAGDAEILVVSYGSVSRSSVRAVRDARAQGIKVGHFRPITLWPFADKELERLARRVKTIIVPELNCGQMALEVERAVHGKARVVPLNRVDGELFQPTEIFNKIVEEAK; this is encoded by the coding sequence ATGGCTGAGATCAAATTCTGGCAGGGCAACGAAGCCGTCGCGTTTGGCGCGCTGGCGGCGGGATGCAAATTCTACGCGGGGTATCCGATCACCCCCTCGACGGAAGTCATGGAGACGATGGCGGTCGAACTGCCCAAGATCGGCGGCGTCTTCCAGCAGATGGAAGACGAGCTTGGCGCCTGTGGCTGCGCCATCGGCGCTTCCATTGCCGGCGTCAAGTCCATGACGGCCAGTTCCGGCCCGGGCTTCACGCTGAAGCAGGAAAACCTGGGCCTGGCTTATGAAGCCGAAATTCCCCTGGTTGTCGTCGACGTCATGCGCGGCGGCCCTTCCACGGGACTTCCCACGCAGGGCGCCCAGCAGGACGTCATGCAGGCCCGCTGGGGCACGCATGGCGATCACGGCACGATCGCCCTGGCCCCCGCTTCGGTGGAGGAGTGCTATACGCTCACGGTCGAGGCGTTCAACCTGGCGGAGCGTTTTCGCCAGCCCGTTCTTATCATGAGCGACGCCGAGATCGGACACATGAGGGAAAAGTTCGTCGTGCCCGATCCCGAGAATCTGAAGGTCGTCGACCGCAAAAAACCGTCCGTCGATCCTGAGCACTTCGTGCCCTATCAGGCCGATCCCGAAGACGACGTTCCGCCCATGGCCGGCTTTGGCGACGGATACCGCTGGCACGTCACGGGGCTGACCCATAACGATTGGGGATTCCCCACGACCGATCCGAGCGACATCGACAAGAAAATGCGCCGTCTGATGCGCAAAATCGACCGTTTCCGCGACGACATCGTCAAGTTCGACACCGTCGAAGCGGGAGACGCGGAAATCCTCGTCGTGTCCTACGGCAGCGTCTCCCGTTCCAGCGTCCGCGCCGTGCGCGACGCCCGCGCCCAAGGCATCAAGGTGGGACATTTCCGCCCCATCACTCTGTGGCCGTTTGCGGACAAAGAACTGGAGCGCCTGGCCCGCCGCGTCAAGACCATCATCGTGCCCGAGCTGAACTGCGGCCAGATGGCGCTTGAAGTCGAGCGCGCCGTTCACGGCAAGGCCCGCGTCGTGCCGCTGAACCGCGTGGACGGCGAGCTTTTCCAGCCCACCGAAATTTTCAACAAGATCGTCGAGGAGGCCAAGTAA
- the acpS gene encoding holo-ACP synthase — MIAGVGMDLCGVERMREACESEAFCRRVFTEAELSYAAGKKSRACHLAAAYAAKEAFAKATGLGLAKLGLHSVSVRHDAEGRPFLVLDPQTPALEPYRRARFHLSLSHDGGIAAAVVIYETEGV, encoded by the coding sequence ATGATTGCCGGTGTCGGAATGGATCTCTGCGGCGTGGAGCGCATGCGGGAAGCCTGCGAGAGCGAAGCTTTTTGTCGAAGAGTTTTTACCGAAGCGGAGTTGTCTTACGCGGCGGGGAAAAAATCGCGCGCCTGTCATCTTGCCGCGGCGTACGCGGCGAAGGAGGCCTTTGCCAAAGCGACCGGTTTGGGCTTGGCAAAGCTGGGGCTTCACAGCGTGAGCGTGCGTCACGACGCGGAAGGGCGGCCTTTTCTTGTTCTCGATCCGCAGACGCCGGCGCTGGAGCCGTACCGCCGGGCGCGTTTTCATCTTTCGCTCAGCCATGACGGCGGCATCGCGGCCGCCGTGGTGATCTACGAGACGGAAGGAGTCTGA
- a CDS encoding NAD(P)H-hydrate dehydratase, translating into MAVIPWYANGKVRVLDARLIESGLSGLELMERVGRGIVDFILKQPLAHSALILAGAGNNGGDGFVVARLLMERGWKATVLLSHEASRSQGDAAVNLTRLGKMAVPVVESGTLDETALTELLNSHDLVVDALLGTGAVGAPRGETARLIAALNRCRFGRRVLAVDIPSGAEGGEGVEAQWTCTAGGRKLSMATGRGAALAGETILIPLDENAAPLLGVPDALELEERDVRNFLPRRRIDDHKGRRGGVLIVAGSKRYRGAALLAARGALRAGAGLAVLASVPEVLNALAVSLPEAISEPLDTPGSLEAVMRKWRPRCTALLIGSGLDRDDRARELCRIGAQWDGPSLWDGDGLYWLGEDDISPARCCLTPHEGEAAALLGGRAPVRDRFEAAGALARRCGPVLLKGYRSLVVAPEQTPWIVPRGDRTLAVPGSGDVLAGACAALLAAGVPEEKALALGAWCHGAAGETLGRTRGRDGMLAHEVADRLPAVLKELNGAC; encoded by the coding sequence ATGGCCGTGATCCCGTGGTACGCGAACGGAAAAGTGAGAGTCCTTGACGCGCGGCTGATCGAATCCGGCCTGTCGGGCCTGGAACTGATGGAGCGCGTCGGCCGCGGCATTGTCGATTTTATCCTGAAACAGCCGCTCGCTCATTCAGCGTTGATTTTGGCGGGCGCCGGGAACAACGGCGGCGACGGCTTCGTGGTCGCCCGGCTTTTGATGGAACGAGGCTGGAAAGCGACGGTGCTTCTCAGCCACGAGGCCTCCCGTTCCCAGGGCGACGCCGCCGTCAATCTGACGAGGCTCGGGAAGATGGCGGTGCCGGTCGTTGAAAGCGGCACCCTTGACGAAACGGCGCTGACGGAGCTGTTGAATTCGCACGATCTTGTCGTCGACGCGCTTCTGGGCACCGGCGCGGTGGGTGCGCCCCGCGGCGAGACCGCCCGTCTGATCGCGGCGCTCAATCGCTGCCGCTTTGGCCGTCGTGTGCTGGCGGTAGACATCCCCAGCGGCGCGGAAGGCGGCGAGGGCGTCGAAGCGCAGTGGACCTGCACGGCCGGCGGCCGGAAACTGTCGATGGCGACGGGGCGCGGCGCGGCCTTGGCGGGGGAGACGATCCTGATCCCTCTGGACGAGAACGCCGCGCCGCTGCTGGGAGTTCCCGATGCGCTGGAGCTGGAAGAGCGCGACGTGCGAAATTTCCTTCCCCGCCGCCGGATCGACGACCACAAAGGCCGCCGCGGCGGCGTGCTGATCGTCGCCGGATCAAAACGCTACCGCGGCGCGGCTCTTCTGGCGGCGCGCGGCGCTCTGCGCGCCGGCGCGGGGCTGGCGGTGCTGGCTTCGGTTCCGGAAGTTCTGAACGCTCTCGCAGTATCGCTCCCGGAAGCGATCTCTGAACCGCTGGACACTCCGGGTTCTCTTGAGGCGGTCATGCGGAAATGGCGCCCCCGCTGCACAGCGCTTCTGATCGGTTCGGGGCTCGACCGCGACGACCGCGCCCGCGAACTGTGCCGGATCGGCGCGCAATGGGACGGCCCGTCCTTGTGGGACGGCGACGGCCTGTACTGGCTGGGCGAAGATGATATAAGCCCCGCGCGGTGCTGTCTGACGCCTCACGAGGGCGAAGCGGCGGCGCTCCTCGGCGGGCGAGCTCCCGTGCGGGATCGCTTCGAGGCGGCGGGAGCTTTGGCGCGACGTTGCGGCCCCGTGCTCTTGAAAGGGTACCGCTCGCTTGTCGTCGCTCCGGAGCAGACGCCGTGGATCGTGCCGCGCGGGGATCGGACGTTGGCCGTGCCGGGGTCGGGCGACGTGCTGGCGGGGGCCTGCGCGGCCCTGCTGGCCGCGGGAGTTCCCGAGGAAAAGGCGCTGGCGTTGGGGGCCTGGTGCCACGGCGCGGCCGGAGAGACCCTGGGCCGTACGCGGGGACGAGACGGTATGCTGGCTCACGAAGTGGCCGATCGCCTGCCGGCGGTTTTGAAGGAGCTGAACGGAGCGTGCTGA
- a CDS encoding MBL fold metallo-hydrolase, which produces MYELIQVSERNYYIQSPAKIGLTKLNDHNICLIDSGNDKDAGRKVRQLLDANGWQLTAIYNTHANADHIGGNQYLQRQTGCKIYAPRIDCAFTRHPILEPSFLYGGFPCKELRHKFLMAQESDAQELTSESIPEGFEIIPLPGHFFDMVGFRTPDDVVYLADCLSSRETLDKYQINFIYDIDAYLKTLEMVKTMQAKMFVPSHAAASEEIASLAQYNINKVLEIAEKIIDICQHPLCFESILKELFDNYGLSMNFEQYVLIGSTVRSYLTWLKDTGRLNYLFENNMLLWQRV; this is translated from the coding sequence ATGTATGAGTTGATACAAGTTTCTGAGCGGAATTATTACATCCAGAGTCCGGCGAAAATCGGGCTGACCAAACTAAACGACCACAATATTTGCCTGATAGACAGCGGAAACGATAAGGATGCCGGAAGAAAAGTCCGACAGCTTCTCGATGCCAACGGATGGCAGCTTACCGCGATTTATAATACGCATGCCAATGCAGACCATATCGGTGGCAATCAGTATTTACAGAGACAGACCGGGTGTAAGATCTATGCTCCGAGGATTGACTGTGCATTTACCCGCCATCCTATCCTTGAACCTTCCTTTTTGTATGGCGGTTTCCCGTGTAAGGAACTGCGCCATAAATTTCTCATGGCTCAAGAGAGCGACGCACAGGAACTGACGTCGGAATCTATACCGGAGGGATTTGAAATTATCCCGTTACCGGGGCATTTTTTCGATATGGTAGGCTTTCGCACACCGGATGATGTGGTCTATCTGGCCGACTGCTTATCCAGCCGCGAAACGCTAGACAAGTATCAAATTAACTTTATCTATGATATTGATGCATATCTAAAGACGCTTGAGATGGTAAAAACTATGCAGGCAAAGATGTTTGTTCCGTCTCATGCCGCTGCCTCTGAGGAGATTGCCAGCCTTGCTCAGTACAACATCAATAAAGTGTTGGAAATTGCAGAAAAGATTATCGATATCTGTCAGCACCCGCTCTGCTTTGAGTCAATCCTGAAAGAGCTTTTTGACAACTACGGTTTGAGTATGAACTTTGAGCAGTATGTTTTGATTGGAAGTACGGTGCGCTCATATCTTACATGGCTGAAAGACACCGGCAGACTGAATTATTTGTTTGAAAATAATATGTTGCTCTGGCAGCGGGTATAG
- a CDS encoding 2-oxoacid:ferredoxin oxidoreductase subunit beta, with product MPSKEVFEWMRPRFFPHMWCPGCGHGIILNALLRAVVDLKLDPAQTVFASGIGCSSRLPGYVNACTLHTTHGRSLAYATGIKMAKPQLTVIDVMGDGDCSAIGGNHFIHACRRNIDITAVVMNNNIYGMTGGQMSPTTPIGAIAKTAPYGVTDPSFDICKLAAGAGATFVARTCVANPRDVEKTITLAVKHHGFSVVEVAGFCHTQYGRYNKLKTPIVNIEYLKQHLVPAKKAAEMSPEELQGKIVTGVFVDTERAEYTDQYKALLERVMAK from the coding sequence ATGCCCAGCAAAGAAGTCTTTGAATGGATGCGCCCTCGCTTTTTCCCTCATATGTGGTGTCCCGGCTGCGGCCACGGAATCATTCTCAACGCGCTGCTGCGGGCCGTCGTCGATCTGAAGCTTGATCCTGCCCAGACCGTTTTCGCGTCCGGCATCGGCTGTTCCAGCCGCCTTCCCGGTTACGTCAACGCCTGCACGCTGCACACCACTCACGGCCGTTCGCTGGCCTATGCCACCGGCATCAAGATGGCCAAGCCGCAGCTCACCGTCATCGACGTCATGGGCGACGGCGACTGCAGCGCCATCGGCGGGAACCACTTTATCCACGCCTGCCGCCGCAACATCGACATCACCGCCGTCGTCATGAACAACAACATCTACGGCATGACCGGCGGCCAGATGTCGCCGACGACGCCGATCGGCGCCATCGCCAAGACGGCCCCTTACGGCGTCACCGATCCCTCCTTCGACATCTGCAAGCTGGCGGCCGGCGCCGGCGCGACCTTCGTGGCCCGCACCTGCGTGGCCAATCCGCGCGACGTCGAAAAGACGATCACGCTGGCCGTGAAACATCACGGCTTCTCCGTGGTCGAAGTGGCCGGTTTCTGTCATACCCAGTACGGCCGCTACAACAAACTGAAAACTCCCATCGTCAACATCGAGTACCTCAAGCAGCATCTCGTGCCCGCCAAGAAGGCCGCCGAGATGTCGCCCGAAGAACTCCAGGGCAAGATCGTGACGGGCGTGTTCGTCGACACCGAGCGCGCCGAGTACACCGATCAGTACAAGGCTCTTCTTGAGCGCGTTATGGCTAAGTAG
- the rlmD gene encoding 23S rRNA (uracil(1939)-C(5))-methyltransferase RlmD, with protein MEQLYIDRMNSAGQGIGRAADGRTVFVEGALPGETAVIAVRQEKKNYIQARVERVVEASPERREAPCRWYRSCGGCQLQHAEYTLQCQIKAMLAADALRRIGGFEIDGEIPCVPSRSEWRYRNKASFPVRARGRAGDIGFFKRGSHEIVPVDRCPVICDRANKLYAVIKNMINYGRFCCYDEKSNSGWLRHVVIRSARDGEELLLILVGAARPEGGALESLERLYDHLKERFPELRGLVVNVNPDEGNVIIGAESVLVKGEDRLTERLGNFRLDYDGTSFFQANSEQAEQLFAYAASLVEGQNLLELYCGVGALTAFLSRKAKTVTAVEVWPSAAALARENGEFNRIEGLTVVQGAAENVVTPADLEGIDCVVVDPPRAGCDKSLIETIAASRVPRVLYISCNPATLARDAALLRDAGYALDMDSLKVFDMFPQTCHVETVVSLVRSN; from the coding sequence ATGGAACAACTTTATATCGACAGAATGAACTCCGCCGGTCAGGGGATCGGGCGTGCCGCCGACGGGCGGACCGTGTTCGTGGAGGGGGCGCTGCCGGGGGAAACGGCGGTCATCGCCGTGCGGCAGGAAAAGAAAAATTACATTCAGGCGCGCGTCGAGCGCGTCGTGGAAGCCAGTCCGGAGCGCCGCGAAGCGCCCTGTCGCTGGTACCGCAGCTGCGGCGGCTGCCAGCTTCAGCACGCCGAGTACACGTTGCAGTGTCAGATCAAAGCGATGCTTGCCGCCGACGCCCTGCGCCGCATCGGCGGCTTCGAGATCGACGGCGAGATCCCCTGCGTGCCGTCCCGCAGCGAATGGCGCTACCGCAACAAAGCGTCCTTTCCCGTGCGCGCCAGGGGACGCGCCGGCGACATCGGCTTTTTCAAACGCGGCTCGCACGAGATCGTTCCCGTCGATCGCTGCCCCGTTATCTGCGACCGCGCCAACAAGCTGTACGCTGTTATCAAGAACATGATCAACTACGGGCGCTTCTGCTGCTACGACGAAAAGAGCAACAGCGGCTGGCTGCGGCACGTCGTCATCCGCAGCGCCCGCGACGGCGAGGAACTCCTGCTGATCCTCGTCGGCGCCGCCCGTCCCGAGGGCGGCGCGCTCGAGTCGCTCGAACGGCTCTACGATCATCTCAAAGAGCGTTTTCCGGAACTGCGCGGACTTGTCGTCAACGTCAATCCCGACGAGGGCAACGTCATCATCGGCGCAGAGTCCGTGCTCGTCAAAGGCGAAGACCGCCTGACGGAGCGGCTGGGAAACTTCAGGCTGGATTACGACGGCACGTCGTTCTTCCAGGCGAACTCGGAGCAGGCGGAACAGCTCTTTGCATATGCCGCCAGCCTGGTGGAAGGGCAGAATCTGCTCGAACTTTACTGCGGCGTCGGCGCGCTGACGGCGTTTCTGTCCCGGAAAGCGAAGACCGTCACGGCGGTCGAAGTATGGCCCTCTGCCGCCGCGCTGGCGCGGGAAAACGGCGAGTTCAACCGGATCGAAGGGCTGACCGTGGTCCAGGGCGCGGCGGAAAACGTCGTCACTCCCGCCGATCTCGAAGGCATCGACTGCGTCGTCGTCGATCCGCCCCGCGCCGGCTGCGACAAAAGCCTGATCGAGACCATCGCCGCCAGCCGCGTGCCGCGCGTCCTCTACATCTCCTGCAACCCCGCCACCCTCGCCCGCGACGCCGCCCTCCTGCGCGACGCCGGCTACGCCCTCGACATGGACAGCCTCAAAGTCTTCGACATGTTCCCGCAGACGTGCCATGTTGAAACCGTCGTGAGCCTCGTAAGGTCGAACTGA
- the tsaE gene encoding tRNA (adenosine(37)-N6)-threonylcarbamoyltransferase complex ATPase subunit type 1 TsaE → MLTVKKEPDGRSCFSLDGLDDTRALGEKIAAVLRPGMTLLMAGELGAGKTTLVRELCRALGWKRTCSPSFALVNEYARARIPVAHADLYRLERVDGRELGFDEYLDSGWVLIVEWPERFARDDFEDVWRCEMSAAGEKRRFRVAAAGETARSALAQLEKACS, encoded by the coding sequence GTGCTGACGGTAAAAAAAGAACCGGACGGACGAAGCTGTTTTTCGCTCGACGGACTTGACGATACGCGGGCGTTGGGAGAAAAAATCGCCGCCGTCCTGCGTCCCGGCATGACGCTGCTGATGGCGGGGGAGCTGGGCGCCGGCAAGACGACGCTGGTGCGCGAGCTGTGCCGAGCGCTGGGCTGGAAGCGGACCTGCAGTCCGTCTTTCGCGTTGGTCAACGAATACGCGCGGGCGCGGATCCCGGTCGCGCATGCCGACCTGTACCGTCTGGAGCGCGTCGACGGCCGGGAGTTGGGCTTTGACGAGTATCTCGACAGCGGCTGGGTGCTGATCGTCGAATGGCCGGAACGCTTCGCCCGAGACGATTTCGAAGATGTCTGGCGCTGCGAGATGTCTGCCGCGGGCGAGAAACGCCGCTTCCGCGTCGCCGCTGCGGGCGAAACGGCGCGGAGCGCTTTGGCGCAGCTGGAGAAGGCGTGTTCATGA
- a CDS encoding 4Fe-4S binding protein, translating into MAKKFDVSINKTWCKGCSLCVSVCPKKVLALNDRVKSEAVHPEECIGCRSCENICPDLAITVREDGTK; encoded by the coding sequence TTGGCCAAGAAGTTCGACGTATCTATCAACAAAACTTGGTGCAAAGGATGCAGTCTATGCGTTTCCGTTTGCCCCAAGAAGGTTCTTGCCCTGAACGACAGAGTGAAGTCCGAGGCTGTACATCCGGAAGAGTGCATCGGTTGCAGATCATGCGAAAATATCTGCCCCGATCTTGCGATCACTGTGCGAGAGGATGGGACGAAATAA
- the tsaB gene encoding tRNA (adenosine(37)-N6)-threonylcarbamoyltransferase complex dimerization subunit type 1 TsaB — protein MSDVLLSIDCSNRWSCLGLAVGGKIAGECNLDLGREQAARLPLLAAELLAGHGLKVRDVTCVAVTVGPGYFTGIRIGMAYAAGLAFALGIGIVPLCSLEAVLRSCPGWNRGVKAPLIAASRERAFSSAYRDGRPVLAQKERAYEELLSELHEISRDFEMWSVKDARLFASSPREGVQYIANPSGAAHAALALERLRTSIKPDELRARYLREPGLGRSL, from the coding sequence ATGAGCGACGTCCTCTTATCCATAGATTGTTCCAACCGTTGGTCCTGCCTGGGACTGGCTGTCGGCGGAAAGATCGCCGGCGAGTGCAATCTCGACCTTGGCCGCGAACAGGCGGCCCGTCTGCCCCTGCTGGCGGCGGAACTGCTGGCCGGACACGGGCTGAAAGTTCGGGACGTGACGTGCGTCGCCGTGACGGTCGGTCCCGGCTATTTTACCGGCATCCGCATCGGCATGGCCTACGCCGCCGGCCTGGCCTTCGCCCTCGGCATCGGCATCGTGCCGCTGTGCAGCTTGGAGGCGGTGCTTCGTTCCTGCCCGGGCTGGAATCGCGGCGTGAAGGCGCCGCTGATCGCCGCGTCGCGCGAGCGGGCTTTTTCCAGCGCGTACAGGGACGGTCGTCCCGTGCTGGCCCAAAAAGAACGCGCGTACGAGGAACTTTTATCGGAACTGCATGAGATTTCGCGTGATTTTGAAATGTGGTCGGTGAAAGATGCGCGCTTGTTTGCCTCGTCGCCTCGCGAGGGGGTACAATACATCGCAAACCCGAGCGGCGCGGCGCACGCGGCGCTGGCGCTGGAGCGTCTCCGTACAAGTATAAAGCCGGACGAGCTGAGAGCTCGCTATCTGCGCGAGCCCGGCCTCGGCCGTTCTTTATAG
- a CDS encoding pyrroline-5-carboxylate reductase dimerization domain-containing protein produces MNVKELRPIVIGGGNLGGAVARGLSRAGVRPVVVQRRGANFDALSGDGVETVAALAEAAPLARGPVFVALKPWLIESYCAENAAVLAGRALVSCAALVSLELLKKAAPNARWGRVMPNIASAVGAGFTGIVRGDWSDGDFEEVRGLCALFGDVVEVSEKDLDGVVCLSGSAIAYVLELLEGFIQGGLAVGMKSDLSLRAGAATLIGAAELARQKNVHPAALKDSVCTPGGTTIAGLRALQRAGFKSAFVEALAATVEKAREGAAAFEKSRR; encoded by the coding sequence ATGAACGTAAAAGAACTTCGCCCGATCGTCATCGGCGGCGGCAATCTGGGCGGCGCCGTAGCGCGCGGGCTGTCCCGCGCCGGCGTCAGGCCCGTGGTGGTCCAGCGCCGGGGAGCGAATTTCGACGCGCTGAGCGGCGACGGCGTCGAAACGGTCGCCGCTTTGGCCGAGGCTGCGCCGCTGGCGCGCGGCCCCGTGTTCGTCGCGTTGAAACCGTGGTTGATCGAAAGCTACTGCGCGGAAAACGCGGCCGTGCTGGCCGGGCGCGCGCTGGTTTCCTGCGCGGCGCTGGTCAGCCTGGAATTGCTGAAGAAAGCGGCGCCGAACGCCCGCTGGGGGCGCGTGATGCCGAACATCGCTTCCGCCGTCGGGGCCGGATTTACCGGCATCGTCCGCGGCGACTGGAGCGACGGTGACTTCGAGGAAGTTCGCGGGCTCTGCGCGCTCTTCGGCGACGTCGTAGAAGTGTCCGAAAAGGATCTGGACGGCGTCGTCTGCCTTTCCGGCTCGGCGATCGCCTATGTGCTGGAACTGCTGGAAGGATTTATCCAGGGCGGTCTGGCCGTGGGCATGAAAAGCGATCTGTCGCTGCGCGCCGGCGCGGCGACGCTGATCGGCGCCGCCGAACTGGCGCGGCAGAAGAACGTTCATCCCGCCGCGCTCAAGGATTCCGTCTGCACTCCCGGCGGCACGACCATCGCCGGGCTGCGCGCCCTCCAGCGCGCGGGATTCAAAAGCGCCTTCGTCGAGGCGCTCGCGGCCACGGTCGAAAAGGCCAGGGAAGGCGCCGCCGCGTTCGAGAAATCGCGCCGATAA
- the msrA gene encoding peptide-methionine (S)-S-oxide reductase MsrA: MKNLKEIYFAGGCFWGVEEYFSRIPGVSDAVSGYANGHTANPTYREVCSGNTGHAETVRVSYDPRLVSLETLTEQFFAIIDPTVRDRQGNDVGRQYRTGVYYADAADREILERLFAAEQKKHEQKLATELLPLENFSAAEEYHQDYLKKNPGGYCHVDFSTLNGLKAKAPPAPERKYAKPSAAELRKKLTPAQYAVTQEAATERPFANEYFDNREPGLYVDVVTGEPLFSSEAKFDSGCGWPSFSKPIEPAVVVERHDGSYGMSRTEVRSQSGDSHLGHVFDDGPKEKGGLRYCINSAALRFIPYDKLDEEGYGEFKHLCESYDKR, encoded by the coding sequence ATGAAAAATCTGAAAGAGATCTACTTCGCAGGCGGCTGTTTTTGGGGCGTTGAAGAATATTTTTCGCGCATTCCCGGCGTGAGCGACGCCGTGTCGGGATACGCCAACGGGCACACGGCAAATCCGACCTACCGGGAAGTCTGCTCCGGGAACACCGGGCACGCCGAGACCGTGCGCGTCAGTTACGACCCGCGGCTCGTCAGTCTGGAAACGCTGACGGAACAGTTTTTCGCGATCATCGACCCGACCGTTCGCGACCGGCAGGGAAACGACGTCGGCCGCCAGTACCGCACGGGCGTGTATTACGCCGACGCCGCAGACCGCGAGATCCTCGAGCGTCTTTTCGCCGCCGAGCAAAAGAAGCACGAACAAAAACTCGCTACGGAACTGCTGCCGCTGGAAAACTTCTCCGCGGCCGAGGAGTATCATCAGGATTATCTGAAAAAGAACCCCGGCGGATATTGTCACGTCGACTTCAGCACGCTCAACGGACTGAAAGCGAAAGCGCCGCCCGCGCCCGAAAGGAAATACGCCAAGCCGTCCGCCGCCGAGCTCAGGAAAAAACTGACGCCGGCCCAGTACGCCGTGACGCAGGAAGCCGCCACGGAACGCCCGTTCGCCAACGAATATTTCGACAACCGCGAACCGGGGCTGTACGTCGACGTCGTCACCGGCGAACCGCTCTTCTCGTCCGAAGCGAAGTTCGATTCCGGCTGCGGCTGGCCCAGCTTTTCGAAACCGATCGAGCCGGCTGTCGTCGTCGAACGTCACGACGGCAGTTACGGCATGAGCCGGACCGAGGTGCGCAGCCAAAGCGGCGACAGCCATCTGGGGCACGTTTTCGACGACGGTCCCAAGGAAAAAGGCGGGCTGCGCTACTGCATCAACAGCGCGGCGCTGCGTTTCATCCCCTACGACAAGCTGGACGAAGAAGGCTACGGCGAGTTCAAGCATCTTTGCGAAAGCTACGACAAACGCTAG